The genomic stretch GGGCAATCTCGCGGCGTTCCTCGTCGCTTTTTGCCGCCTTGTACTGCTTGTACAGCCGGCGAACTACTTCATCAACTGCAGACGAGGAATCAGTGCTGGACGGCATCTCTATTTCAATTATTCTCGGTGAGTCATTTTCTCTGTTGCGACGAGAACTCGCTCGGGAGTAGACGACGTCTTCAGTCACGTTCTGTTCTCTCGTAGGCCACCAAATAATCGTTCACTGAGCGATAGTCTTAGACCAATACCTCTGCCGATGGACTGCTTTGGGGTCTGACGTGGCTCACAGGAAAGCACAGTTACCGCCACCTCCACAAACAGAAGTCGTCTCCTCCGTGAAGCTACAAATTGATGCGCTCGTTGGGTCTTTTCTCAGCAGGTATTCCTACCAACCGAGAAAGAGACATTCACACTGCTCGGAGGTATCGGGTTCGGAATGCCAATGGGTGAGATGCTCGCCCTTGTGGGACTCATCTATTCGGCCGTCGGATTATATACTCTAACTGTTGGACTGTCTAGAGCCGTGAAGTGATGGTCAGTCGTGACAAGTACCGTGTGATCGGTCACCTCCGCCGCAGCCGCAATTAGAATATCGGGCACAGGAATCGGGTTCCCATCGTCGAGCAGCTGAGCGCGAATGCGAGCGGCTGTAAGTGCCTGGTCAGCATCGAACGGGCGGACAGACGCCCAGCTGAGGGCGTGGTCTACCGCAGCAGGCGAATCGTCTGCCGCGTTCGACCGAATCGCACCCGAATACAATTCATACATCGTGATTGCCGGAACCACGAACTCAGCTACTTCCTCACGCAGGAACTCGAGAGCTTTAAGGGTGTATTCGTCGCCATTCAGGAAATCAACGAGAAAGGAGGTTTCGAGAACCGCGAACTCAGTTTGACTTGCCAAAGTGTTCCTCCTGGCGCTGTTCGAAATCCTGGTTCATCTCAACGCGAGCGTCGGCCACCTGGTCGGCGAAGTCAGTGCCCTTGAACGCGCCAAACCCCTGGGTGAAGTCTACTTCTGTGTCAGTCTCGTCTGCAACCCACCAGACACGGCCTCTGGCACCGACTTTCTTGCTCTTGAGTTCCCCCTGGTCGGTGAGTTTCGTGAGCTTATTGTGCGCCGTTCGGCGAGAACAGCCGAGGGCGTCCGCTACCTCGGTCGCGGTGAGTGGTTCGGCGGGATCGTCTCGGGCGGCGAAGACGTCGAGGACGTCTTTGAGCGGGATTCCAGCGGTTGGTCCAGGCGTGCCCATGCGAGTGAGTTCGCCGGTCTCATGCATAAGTGTTCCCTCAACGGCAGGGTTAAAAGAGGTATTAAACAAGCGATTGTCGCGTATGAAACCAAGAACAATACCGTTGAAGGAATGCAGAGCTCAACATAGTTCGGCTCAACGAACAGATGCACTCGATGGCTCACACTATCATGATACTGAATCGAGTGCATATCCGCGTCATTAGGTGCGGGAGGAGGTCAGTTCAGGTCGCGGTGGACTGGGCTGACGTCGCGCTCGACGAGGCGTGGGGTGTTTCGCGTCGCAGCATGATTACTTACGAATCCGACAGCTCCCTCATTCGCTTCAAGGAACCGTTTGATATTTCGGAGCGTCATCCCTTCTGGGTCCCCATGTTTTACCTCAAAGGCGGCACAGTAGTCAGACTACATCAAAAAGTTGTGGGATGAACTCCACAACTTTTG from Haladaptatus sp. QDMS2 encodes the following:
- a CDS encoding PIN domain-containing protein; translation: MASQTEFAVLETSFLVDFLNGDEYTLKALEFLREEVAEFVVPAITMYELYSGAIRSNAADDSPAAVDHALSWASVRPFDADQALTAARIRAQLLDDGNPIPVPDILIAAAAEVTDHTVLVTTDHHFTALDSPTVRVYNPTAE